From Pseudonocardia autotrophica, one genomic window encodes:
- the rplO gene encoding 50S ribosomal protein L15: MIKLHDLRPAPGSKTAKTRVGRGEGSKGKTAGRGTKGTKARKTVSPRFEGGQMPLHMRLPKLKGFKNRFKVEYQVVNVGDLAGLFPQGGEVGPAELVEAGAVRKNQLVKVLGEGELSGVALTVKAHKFSASAREKISAAGGSVSEL; encoded by the coding sequence GTGATCAAGCTGCACGACCTGCGTCCGGCCCCGGGTTCGAAGACCGCCAAGACCCGGGTGGGTCGCGGTGAGGGCTCGAAGGGCAAGACCGCGGGCCGCGGCACCAAGGGCACCAAGGCCCGCAAGACGGTGTCGCCGCGCTTCGAGGGCGGGCAGATGCCGCTGCACATGCGGCTGCCGAAGCTCAAGGGCTTCAAGAACCGCTTCAAGGTCGAGTACCAGGTGGTGAACGTCGGCGACCTCGCCGGTCTGTTCCCGCAGGGTGGCGAGGTCGGCCCGGCCGAGCTCGTCGAGGCCGGCGCGGTGCGCAAGAACCAGCTGGTGAAGGTGCTCGGCGAGGGTGAGCTCTCGGGCGTCGCCCTCACCGTCAAGGCACACAAGTTCTCCGCCTCCGCCCGGGAGAAGATCTCCGCGGCGGGTGGCTCGGTGTCCGAGCTCTGA
- the rpmC gene encoding 50S ribosomal protein L29 has protein sequence MASTGNTKAAELRELSDEELVVRVREAKEELFNLRFQMATGQLDNNRRLRAVRHDIARCYTVMRERELGLSAAPTESEGAA, from the coding sequence ATGGCGAGCACTGGCAACACCAAGGCCGCCGAGCTGCGCGAGCTCTCCGACGAGGAGCTGGTCGTGCGCGTCCGGGAGGCCAAGGAGGAGCTGTTCAACCTCCGCTTCCAGATGGCTACCGGGCAGCTGGACAACAACCGGCGGCTGCGGGCCGTCCGCCACGACATTGCGCGCTGCTACACGGTGATGCGCGAGCGTGAGCTCGGCCTGTCCGCCGCCCCGACCGAGAGCGAGGGCGCGGCGTGA
- the rpsE gene encoding 30S ribosomal protein S5, whose product MPGRTRRDGGGPGGGSNDNRNSRDRRDGGRGGAAQDKTPYIERLVTINRVAKVVKGGRRFSFTALMIVGDGDGLVGVGYGKAKEVPAAIAKGVEEAKKNFFRVPRIGGTIVHRVQGEAAAGVVMLRPASPGTGVIAGGPVRAVLECAGISDILSKSLGSDNAINIVHATVAALKAVQRPEEVAARRGLPLEDVAPASMMRQRAEADAARV is encoded by the coding sequence ATGCCGGGACGTACGCGGCGTGACGGCGGAGGGCCTGGCGGCGGTAGCAACGACAACCGCAACAGCCGGGACCGCCGCGACGGTGGCCGTGGCGGGGCGGCCCAGGACAAGACCCCGTACATCGAGCGGCTGGTCACGATCAACCGCGTGGCCAAGGTCGTCAAGGGCGGCCGCCGGTTCAGCTTCACCGCGCTGATGATCGTCGGCGACGGTGACGGACTGGTCGGCGTCGGCTACGGCAAGGCCAAGGAGGTGCCGGCGGCGATCGCCAAGGGCGTCGAGGAGGCGAAGAAGAACTTCTTCCGCGTCCCGCGCATCGGCGGCACGATCGTGCACCGCGTGCAGGGTGAGGCCGCCGCGGGCGTCGTCATGCTGCGCCCGGCCTCGCCCGGTACCGGTGTCATCGCCGGCGGCCCGGTCCGCGCGGTGCTGGAGTGCGCGGGGATCTCGGACATCCTGTCCAAGTCCCTCGGCTCCGACAACGCCATCAACATCGTGCACGCCACGGTGGCGGCGCTGAAGGCGGTGCAGCGTCCGGAGGAGGTCGCGGCCCGCCGCGGCCTGCCGCTCGAGGACGTCGCGCCGGCCAGCATGATGCGTCAGCGCGCCGAGGCCGACGCGGCGAGGGTGTGA
- the rplR gene encoding 50S ribosomal protein L18: protein MAETNDTVSGAARRRMASQVSRVRRDSRIRRHARLRKKISGTPVRPRLAVNRSSRHITVQLIDDLAGHTLAHASTLDTEVRGVEGDKKAKAAKVGELIASRAKEAGISSVVFDRGGLRYHGRIAALADAAREGGLEF, encoded by the coding sequence ATGGCCGAGACGAACGACACCGTGTCGGGTGCCGCCCGGCGGCGGATGGCGTCGCAGGTGTCGCGGGTGCGCCGCGACTCGCGCATCCGTCGGCACGCCCGGCTCCGCAAGAAGATCTCCGGAACGCCGGTGCGTCCGCGCCTGGCGGTCAACCGCTCGTCGCGGCACATCACGGTGCAGCTGATCGACGACCTCGCCGGGCACACCCTGGCGCACGCGTCGACGCTGGACACCGAGGTCCGCGGTGTGGAGGGCGACAAGAAGGCCAAGGCGGCCAAGGTCGGCGAGCTGATCGCCAGCCGCGCCAAGGAAGCCGGCATCTCCTCGGTCGTGTTCGACCGCGGTGGGCTGCGCTACCACGGGCGGATCGCCGCACTGGCCGACGCCGCCCGCGAGGGAGGCCTGGAGTTCTGA
- a CDS encoding Re/Si-specific NAD(P)(+) transhydrogenase subunit alpha: MGEEAGRDDPQKTVTVGVPKEIRAGERRVALVPKVIGKLGGRGATVVVEAGAGAGALIPDEEFTQAGATIGDPWACDVVAVVNPPTTEQIGKLRRDQVLIGFLSPLTHPDTVAQLRDAGVTAFAMESIPRISRAQGMDALSSQANVAGYKAVLAAAEHSTRFFPMLTTAAGTVKPATALVLGVGVAGLQALATAKRLGARTTGYDVRPEVADQVRSLGAQWLDLGIDAAGEGGYARELTDEERAKQQQALEDAITGFDVVITTALVPGRAAPRLVSAAAVQGMRPGSVIVDMAGEAGGNCELTEPGETVVRHDVTILSPLNLPSGMPEHASELYARNVTALLELMVTDGDLSPDLSDEVLAKSCVTREEEGS, encoded by the coding sequence ATGGGCGAAGAGGCCGGGCGGGACGACCCGCAGAAGACGGTCACTGTCGGTGTGCCGAAGGAGATCCGGGCAGGCGAGCGCCGGGTGGCGCTGGTGCCGAAGGTGATCGGGAAACTCGGTGGGCGTGGAGCGACCGTCGTGGTCGAGGCGGGTGCCGGCGCGGGTGCGCTGATCCCGGACGAGGAGTTCACACAGGCGGGCGCCACGATCGGCGATCCCTGGGCGTGCGACGTGGTCGCGGTGGTGAACCCGCCGACCACGGAGCAGATCGGGAAGCTCCGCAGGGACCAGGTGCTGATCGGGTTCCTGTCGCCGCTGACCCACCCGGACACGGTGGCGCAGCTGCGGGACGCCGGCGTGACCGCGTTCGCGATGGAGTCGATCCCGCGGATCTCCCGGGCACAGGGGATGGACGCGCTGTCGTCGCAGGCGAACGTCGCGGGCTACAAGGCGGTGTTGGCCGCGGCCGAGCACTCCACCCGCTTCTTCCCGATGCTGACGACCGCGGCGGGCACCGTGAAGCCGGCCACCGCGCTGGTGCTCGGGGTGGGTGTCGCCGGGCTGCAGGCACTGGCCACCGCGAAACGGCTCGGGGCTCGGACCACCGGCTACGACGTCCGGCCCGAGGTCGCCGACCAGGTCCGCTCGCTGGGTGCGCAGTGGCTCGATCTCGGCATCGACGCGGCCGGCGAGGGCGGCTACGCGCGCGAACTCACCGACGAGGAACGGGCGAAGCAGCAGCAGGCCCTGGAAGACGCGATCACCGGGTTCGACGTCGTGATCACCACGGCGCTGGTGCCGGGCCGGGCCGCGCCGCGGCTGGTCAGCGCCGCGGCCGTACAGGGCATGCGGCCGGGCAGCGTGATCGTGGACATGGCGGGGGAGGCGGGCGGCAACTGCGAGCTCACCGAGCCCGGCGAGACGGTGGTCCGGCACGACGTGACCATCCTGTCCCCGCTGAACCTCCCGTCCGGAATGCCCGAGCACGCCTCCGAGCTCTACGCGCGCAACGTCACCGCGCTGCTGGAACTGATGGTCACCGACGGCGATCTGTCCCCGGACCTCTCCGACGAGGTACTGGCGAAGTCCTGCGTGACGCGTGAGGAGGAGGGTTCCTGA
- the rplP gene encoding 50S ribosomal protein L16 — translation MLIPRKVKHRKQHRPKRKGMASGGTAVTFGDWGIQALEPAYVTNRQIESARIAINRHIRRGGKIWINVFPDIPMTKKPAETRMGSGKGSPEKWVTNVKPGRVLFEMTFPNKETAHEALRRAIHKLPMKCRIVSREGGDI, via the coding sequence ATGCTGATCCCACGCAAGGTCAAGCACCGCAAGCAGCACCGGCCGAAGCGTAAGGGCATGGCCAGCGGCGGCACGGCGGTCACCTTCGGCGACTGGGGCATCCAGGCGCTGGAGCCGGCCTACGTGACCAACCGGCAGATCGAGTCGGCGCGTATCGCGATCAACCGGCACATCCGTCGTGGCGGGAAGATCTGGATCAACGTCTTCCCGGACATCCCGATGACGAAGAAGCCCGCCGAGACCCGGATGGGTTCCGGTAAGGGTTCGCCGGAGAAGTGGGTCACGAACGTCAAGCCGGGACGGGTGCTGTTCGAGATGACCTTCCCGAACAAGGAGACCGCCCACGAGGCGCTCCGCCGGGCCATCCACAAGCTGCCCATGAAGTGCCGGATCGTGTCCCGTGAGGGTGGTGACATCTGA
- the rpsQ gene encoding 30S ribosomal protein S17, with the protein MSTDSSTEQNEQRGERKVREGLVVSDKMDKTVTVSLEDRVKHPLYGKVIRRTSKVKAHDEENTAGIGDRVRLMETRPLSATKRWRLVEILEKAK; encoded by the coding sequence GTGAGCACTGACAGCAGCACCGAGCAGAACGAGCAGCGCGGGGAGCGCAAGGTCCGCGAGGGCCTGGTCGTGTCCGACAAGATGGACAAGACCGTGACGGTGTCCCTCGAGGACCGCGTCAAGCACCCCCTGTACGGCAAGGTCATCCGCCGGACCAGCAAGGTCAAGGCGCACGACGAGGAGAACACCGCCGGCATCGGCGACCGTGTCCGCCTCATGGAGACCCGTCCGCTGTCGGCGACCAAGCGCTGGCGGCTGGTGGAGATCCTCGAGAAGGCCAAGTAG
- the secY gene encoding preprotein translocase subunit SecY: MLSAVRSALTTPDLRKKILFTLAIVAVYRLGANIPSPGVSYPNIQECVRQVEGGDNASVYSLINLFSGGALLQLSIFALGIMPYITASIIVQLLQVVIPRFEQLKKEGQSGQAKLTQYTRYLTIGIAILQATGFVALAERGQLFQGCALPIIPDSSVFTLVVIVTTMVAGTTLVMWLGEQVTERGVGNGMSLLIFASIAHRIPAEGRLILENSGGLVFAGVCVFGLAIIASVVFVENGQRRIPVQYAKRMVGRRMYGGTSTYLPLKVNQAGVVPVIFGSSLLYLPDLVARLAGNEGGWFQTFVQTYLVDQSSPVHIIMYMALIIFFTYFYVGITFNPDDRAEDMKKYGGFIPGIRPGRPTAEYLNFVLSRITLPGSLYLGIIAVLPNFFLGITGTGQNQNFPFGGTAVLIMVTVGLDTLKQIESQLMQRNYEGFLR; this comes from the coding sequence GTGCTCAGCGCAGTCCGGTCGGCCCTGACCACGCCGGATCTCCGCAAGAAGATCCTCTTCACGCTGGCGATCGTGGCGGTGTACCGGCTCGGGGCGAACATCCCCTCGCCGGGGGTGTCCTACCCGAACATCCAGGAATGTGTCCGCCAGGTCGAGGGCGGCGACAATGCGAGCGTCTACTCGCTGATCAACCTGTTCTCCGGCGGGGCACTGCTCCAGCTGTCGATCTTCGCGCTGGGCATCATGCCCTACATCACCGCGAGCATCATCGTGCAGCTGCTGCAGGTCGTCATCCCGCGGTTCGAGCAGTTGAAGAAGGAAGGCCAGTCCGGCCAGGCGAAGCTCACGCAGTACACCCGTTACCTGACGATCGGTATCGCGATCCTGCAGGCGACCGGGTTCGTGGCGCTCGCCGAACGCGGACAGCTGTTCCAGGGCTGTGCGCTCCCGATCATCCCGGACTCGTCGGTCTTCACCCTGGTCGTCATCGTGACCACGATGGTCGCCGGCACGACGCTGGTGATGTGGCTCGGCGAGCAGGTCACCGAGCGCGGTGTCGGCAACGGCATGTCGCTGCTCATCTTCGCCTCCATCGCGCACCGGATCCCGGCCGAGGGCCGGCTCATCCTGGAGAACTCCGGCGGTCTGGTCTTCGCCGGTGTCTGCGTGTTCGGTCTGGCCATCATCGCGAGCGTCGTCTTCGTCGAGAACGGCCAGCGCCGGATCCCGGTCCAGTACGCCAAGCGGATGGTCGGGCGCCGGATGTACGGCGGCACCTCGACGTACCTGCCGCTGAAGGTCAACCAGGCCGGCGTCGTGCCGGTGATCTTCGGTAGCTCGCTGCTGTACCTGCCCGACCTGGTCGCCCGGCTCGCCGGGAACGAGGGCGGCTGGTTCCAGACGTTCGTACAGACCTATCTGGTCGATCAGTCCAGTCCTGTGCACATCATCATGTACATGGCGCTGATCATCTTCTTCACGTACTTCTACGTCGGGATCACGTTCAACCCGGACGACCGCGCCGAGGACATGAAGAAGTACGGCGGCTTCATCCCGGGCATCCGGCCGGGCCGCCCGACGGCCGAGTACCTGAACTTCGTGCTCAGCCGCATCACACTGCCGGGCTCGCTCTACCTGGGCATCATCGCGGTGCTCCCGAACTTCTTCCTCGGCATCACCGGTACCGGTCAGAACCAGAACTTCCCGTTCGGCGGCACTGCGGTTCTGATCATGGTCACAGTGGGCCTCGACACCCTGAAGCAGATCGAGAGCCAGCTCATGCAGCGGAACTACGAGGGTTTCCTGCGTTAG
- the rplX gene encoding 50S ribosomal protein L24: MKVKKGDTVLVIAGKDKGAKGKVIAAYPERQRVLVEGVNRIKKHTRISQNQRGAESGGIVTQEAAIHVSNVMVVDSDGKPTRIGKSKVEGEDGTSRRVRISKRNGKEI, encoded by the coding sequence ATGAAGGTGAAGAAGGGCGACACCGTTCTGGTGATCGCCGGTAAGGACAAGGGCGCCAAGGGCAAGGTCATCGCGGCCTACCCGGAGCGTCAGCGCGTGCTGGTCGAAGGCGTGAACCGGATCAAGAAGCACACCCGGATCAGCCAGAACCAGCGTGGAGCCGAGAGCGGTGGGATCGTCACCCAGGAGGCGGCCATCCACGTCTCGAACGTGATGGTCGTCGACTCCGACGGCAAGCCGACCCGGATCGGCAAGTCGAAGGTGGAGGGCGAGGACGGCACGTCCCGCCGGGTCCGGATCTCCAAGCGCAACGGGAAGGAGATCTGA
- the rpmD gene encoding 50S ribosomal protein L30: MATLKITQVKSRIGAKQNQRDTLRSLGLRKIRQTVERPDTPQNRGYVHTVRHLVTVEEVAQ; the protein is encoded by the coding sequence ATGGCCACGTTGAAGATCACCCAGGTGAAGAGCCGGATCGGGGCCAAGCAGAACCAGCGCGACACGCTGCGTTCGCTCGGCCTGCGCAAGATCCGGCAGACGGTGGAGCGCCCGGACACCCCGCAGAACCGCGGGTACGTCCACACGGTGCGCCACCTCGTGACCGTGGAGGAGGTGGCGCAGTGA
- the rplE gene encoding 50S ribosomal protein L5: MTTAEKTLPRLKQRYRDEILDKLREDFGYTNVMQIPGLTKVVVNMGVGDAARDSKLIDGALRDLAIITGQKPQLRRATKSIAQFKLREGMPIGAKVTLRNDRMWEFLDRLLTIALPRIRDFRGLSGDQFDGRGNYTFGLTEQSMFHEIDPDNIDRPRGMDITVVTTATTNAEGRALLRHLGFPFKEN, translated from the coding sequence ATGACCACCGCAGAGAAGACCCTCCCGCGTCTCAAGCAGCGCTATCGCGACGAGATCCTCGACAAGCTCCGTGAGGACTTCGGCTACACCAACGTCATGCAGATCCCCGGCCTGACCAAGGTCGTGGTGAACATGGGTGTCGGCGACGCCGCCCGGGACTCGAAGCTGATCGACGGCGCGCTGCGCGACCTGGCCATCATCACCGGCCAGAAGCCGCAGCTGCGCCGCGCGACCAAGTCGATCGCGCAGTTCAAGCTGCGCGAGGGGATGCCGATCGGCGCCAAGGTGACCCTGCGGAACGACCGCATGTGGGAGTTCCTGGACCGGCTGCTGACCATCGCGCTGCCGCGTATCCGGGACTTCCGGGGCCTCTCCGGCGACCAGTTCGACGGTCGCGGCAACTACACGTTCGGCCTGACCGAGCAGTCGATGTTCCACGAGATCGATCCGGACAACATCGACCGCCCGCGTGGCATGGACATCACCGTGGTGACCACCGCGACCACGAACGCCGAGGGCCGGGCGCTGCTGCGTCACCTGGGCTTCCCGTTCAAGGAGAACTGA
- the rpsH gene encoding 30S ribosomal protein S8 — protein sequence MTMTDPIADMLTRLRNANSAYHDRVVMPHSKLKVSIAEILQKEGYIAAHHTEDAEVGKSLVVELKYGRNRERSIAGLRRVSKPGLRVYAKSTNLPRVLGGLGVAIISTSRGLMTDQQAYRSGVGGEVLAYAW from the coding sequence ATGACGATGACCGATCCGATCGCAGACATGCTGACCCGTCTGCGGAACGCGAACTCGGCCTACCACGACCGCGTGGTGATGCCGCACTCCAAGCTGAAGGTCTCCATCGCGGAGATCCTGCAGAAGGAGGGCTACATCGCCGCCCATCACACCGAGGACGCCGAGGTCGGCAAGTCCCTGGTCGTCGAGCTGAAGTACGGCCGCAACCGTGAGCGGAGCATCGCCGGCCTGCGCCGGGTCTCCAAGCCCGGTCTGCGGGTCTACGCGAAGTCGACGAACCTGCCGCGGGTCCTCGGGGGCCTCGGCGTGGCGATCATCTCGACCTCGCGGGGTCTGATGACCGACCAGCAGGCCTACCGGAGTGGCGTGGGCGGCGAAGTCCTCGCCTACGCCTGGTGA
- a CDS encoding type Z 30S ribosomal protein S14, which translates to MAKKALINKANATPKFAVRGYTRCQKCGRPRAVFRKFGLCRVCLRDMAHAGELPGVSKSSW; encoded by the coding sequence ATGGCGAAGAAGGCGCTCATCAACAAGGCGAACGCGACGCCCAAGTTCGCGGTTCGCGGTTACACCCGCTGCCAGAAGTGCGGCCGGCCGCGTGCGGTCTTCCGTAAGTTCGGCCTCTGCCGCGTGTGCCTGCGCGACATGGCGCACGCCGGCGAGCTGCCGGGTGTGAGCAAGTCCAGCTGGTGA
- a CDS encoding adenylate kinase, producing the protein MRLVLVGPPGAGKGTQAERMAERLDVPHISTGDLFRANLRDETELGREAKRYMDAGDLVPDEVTVGMVRDRLGDADTTKGFILDGFPRNTAQAASLGEILKDKGLELDAVVQFDVEDEVVVQRLLGRGRSDDNEDTIRNRQRVYREETAPLLDHYRDQLVTIDAVGEVGEITDRVFEALKKHGA; encoded by the coding sequence GTGCGACTCGTTCTGGTGGGACCGCCTGGTGCGGGCAAGGGGACGCAGGCCGAGCGGATGGCCGAGCGGCTGGACGTCCCGCACATCTCGACGGGCGACCTGTTCCGCGCCAATCTCCGCGACGAGACCGAACTCGGTCGCGAGGCGAAGCGGTACATGGACGCGGGGGACCTGGTCCCCGACGAGGTGACGGTGGGGATGGTCCGTGACCGTCTCGGCGACGCCGACACCACGAAGGGGTTCATCCTCGACGGTTTCCCGCGCAACACCGCCCAGGCGGCGTCGCTCGGCGAGATCCTGAAGGACAAGGGCCTCGAGCTCGACGCGGTCGTGCAGTTCGACGTCGAGGACGAGGTGGTCGTGCAGCGGCTGCTCGGCCGCGGGCGCAGCGACGACAACGAGGACACCATCCGTAACCGGCAGCGTGTGTACCGCGAGGAGACCGCGCCGCTGCTGGACCACTACCGTGACCAGCTGGTCACCATCGACGCGGTCGGTGAGGTCGGCGAGATCACCGACCGGGTCTTCGAGGCGCTGAAGAAGCACGGCGCCTGA
- the rplF gene encoding 50S ribosomal protein L6, protein MSRIGKLPVTVPSGVEITIDGRTVTAKGPKGTLSHTVVEPISVERDDDGAVLVKRPNEEREVRAFHGLSRSLVNNIVVGVSAGYEKKLEIHGVGYRVALKGSNLEFALGFSHPVVIEPPEGITFAVESPTRFSVSGIDKQVVGEIAANIRKLRRPDPYKGKGVRYAGEQVRRKVGKTGK, encoded by the coding sequence ATGTCTCGCATCGGAAAGCTGCCCGTCACCGTTCCGTCCGGCGTGGAGATCACCATCGACGGCCGTACGGTCACCGCGAAGGGCCCCAAGGGCACCCTGTCGCACACCGTCGTCGAGCCGATCTCGGTCGAGCGCGACGATGACGGTGCGGTGCTGGTGAAGCGCCCGAACGAGGAGCGCGAGGTCCGGGCCTTCCACGGCCTGTCCCGCTCACTCGTCAACAACATCGTGGTCGGCGTGAGCGCCGGCTACGAGAAGAAGCTGGAGATCCACGGCGTCGGCTACCGGGTCGCGCTCAAGGGCTCGAACCTCGAGTTCGCCCTGGGCTTCTCGCACCCGGTCGTGATCGAGCCGCCGGAGGGGATCACCTTCGCGGTGGAGTCCCCGACCCGGTTCTCGGTCTCCGGAATCGACAAGCAGGTGGTCGGCGAGATCGCCGCCAACATCCGGAAGCTGCGCCGCCCGGACCCGTACAAGGGCAAGGGTGTGCGGTACGCCGGCGAGCAGGTCCGCCGCAAGGTCGGAAAGACGGGTAAGTGA
- the rplN gene encoding 50S ribosomal protein L14: MIQQESRLRVADNTGAKEILCIRVLGGSARRYAGIGDVIVATVKEAIPGAGVKRGDVVKAVIVRTKKEKRRPDGSYIRFDENAAVLIKPDNGPRGTRIFGPVGRELRDRKFMRIISLAPEVL; encoded by the coding sequence GTGATCCAGCAGGAGTCGCGGCTGCGCGTCGCCGACAACACCGGTGCCAAGGAGATCCTGTGCATCCGGGTGCTGGGCGGCTCCGCGCGGCGCTACGCCGGGATCGGCGACGTCATCGTCGCCACGGTCAAGGAGGCCATCCCCGGCGCCGGCGTGAAGCGTGGTGACGTCGTCAAGGCGGTCATCGTGCGCACCAAGAAGGAGAAGCGCCGTCCCGACGGCAGCTACATCCGATTCGACGAGAACGCCGCTGTCCTGATCAAGCCGGACAACGGACCTCGGGGGACCCGAATCTTCGGCCCGGTCGGGCGCGAGCTGCGCGACCGCAAGTTCATGAGGATCATCTCCCTCGCTCCGGAGGTGCTCTGA
- the rpsC gene encoding 30S ribosomal protein S3 — MGQKINPHGFRLGITTDWKSRWYADKQYSEYVKEDVEIRRMLSKGMERAGISKVEIERTRDRVRVDIHTARPGIVIGRRGAEADRIRGNLEKLTKKQVQLNILEVKNSESDAQLVAQGVAEQLSNRVAFRRAMRKAIQSAMRSPQVKGIRVQCSGRLGGAEMSRSEFYREGRVPLHTLRADIDYGLFEARTSFGRIGVKVWIYKGDVVGGRREGAPAAEAPGRGPRRERPARRRSGASGTTATSTEAGRAAQSSQGGAATATVEAPASGDNQSNGGES, encoded by the coding sequence ATGGGGCAGAAAATCAACCCGCACGGCTTCCGCCTGGGCATCACCACGGACTGGAAGTCCCGCTGGTACGCGGACAAGCAGTACTCCGAGTACGTCAAGGAGGACGTCGAGATCCGCCGCATGCTCTCCAAGGGCATGGAGCGGGCCGGCATCTCCAAGGTCGAGATCGAGCGGACCCGGGACCGGGTGCGGGTGGACATCCACACCGCCCGTCCGGGCATCGTGATCGGCCGGCGTGGCGCCGAGGCCGACCGGATCCGGGGCAACCTCGAGAAGCTGACCAAGAAGCAGGTCCAGCTGAACATCCTCGAGGTCAAGAACTCGGAGTCGGACGCGCAGCTCGTCGCCCAGGGCGTCGCCGAGCAGCTGTCGAACCGGGTCGCCTTCCGGCGTGCGATGCGTAAGGCCATCCAGTCGGCCATGCGCAGCCCGCAGGTCAAGGGCATCCGGGTCCAGTGCTCGGGCCGCCTCGGCGGTGCCGAGATGTCCCGGTCGGAGTTCTACCGCGAGGGTCGGGTCCCGCTGCACACGCTGCGCGCGGACATCGACTACGGCCTGTTCGAGGCGCGGACCTCCTTCGGCCGGATCGGCGTGAAGGTCTGGATCTACAAGGGTGACGTCGTCGGAGGCCGCCGTGAGGGCGCGCCCGCCGCCGAGGCCCCCGGTCGCGGCCCGCGCCGCGAGCGTCCGGCCCGTCGCCGTTCGGGTGCCTCGGGCACCACCGCGACCAGCACCGAGGCGGGGCGCGCCGCGCAGAGCAGCCAGGGCGGCGCGGCCACCGCGACCGTCGAGGCCCCCGCGTCCGGTGACAACCAGAGCAACGGTGGGGAGAGCTAG
- the map gene encoding type I methionyl aminopeptidase, giving the protein MNGRGGLRGAIARYRGRDIELKTLRQLEAMREAGALVAATLAAVTEQAKPGVSTAELDALAEQTIRDGGAVPSFLGYHGFPASICASVNAQIVHGIPSSTQVLADGDLLSVDCGAILDGWHGDSAVTIAVGEVAPADLALSAACRSALDAGILAVQPGARLTDVSYAVQEACRAAAEADGADYGIVAEYGGHGIGTSMHMDPFLPNHGEPGRGPRLRPGMALAVEPMLVAGDPETLELDDGWTVVTAEGGRAVHWEHTVAVTEDGPWLLTAPAGAPDRPGA; this is encoded by the coding sequence ATGAACGGACGGGGCGGCCTGCGCGGCGCCATCGCCCGCTACCGGGGTCGGGACATCGAGCTCAAGACCCTGCGCCAGCTCGAGGCGATGCGGGAGGCGGGCGCGCTGGTGGCCGCCACCCTCGCCGCCGTCACCGAGCAGGCGAAGCCGGGTGTGAGCACGGCCGAGCTCGACGCGCTGGCCGAGCAGACCATCAGGGACGGCGGCGCCGTTCCGTCGTTCCTCGGCTACCACGGCTTCCCGGCGAGCATCTGCGCGTCGGTGAACGCCCAGATCGTGCACGGCATCCCGTCGTCGACGCAGGTGCTGGCCGATGGTGACCTGCTCTCGGTCGACTGCGGCGCGATCCTGGACGGCTGGCACGGTGACTCCGCGGTGACCATCGCGGTCGGTGAGGTGGCGCCCGCGGATCTCGCGCTGTCGGCGGCCTGCCGGTCCGCACTCGACGCCGGCATCCTCGCGGTGCAGCCGGGCGCTCGGCTCACCGACGTCTCCTACGCGGTGCAGGAGGCCTGCCGTGCGGCCGCCGAGGCGGACGGTGCCGACTACGGGATCGTCGCCGAGTACGGCGGGCACGGCATCGGGACCTCGATGCACATGGACCCGTTCCTGCCCAACCACGGCGAGCCGGGGCGTGGCCCGCGGCTGCGTCCCGGGATGGCCCTCGCGGTCGAGCCGATGCTCGTCGCGGGTGACCCGGAGACCCTGGAGCTGGACGACGGCTGGACCGTCGTCACCGCCGAGGGCGGCCGCGCCGTGCACTGGGAGCACACCGTCGCCGTCACCGAGGACGGCCCGTGGCTGCTGACCGCGCCGGCCGGAGCGCCGGACCGCCCCGGCGCCTGA
- the rplV gene encoding 50S ribosomal protein L22, with product MADAVNTAADTTGAALEPTRARAVARFVRSSPMKTRRVVDLVRGLPVDEALAILRFSPQAAAEPVAKVVASAAANAQNNLDLNPDTLVVAVAMVDEGPTLKRIRPRAQGRAYRIRKRTSHITIEVESVPSKAGRRGAKGRAR from the coding sequence ATGGCTGACGCTGTGAACACAGCAGCCGACACCACCGGCGCTGCGCTCGAGCCGACTCGTGCGCGCGCCGTGGCTCGGTTCGTCCGTAGTTCGCCGATGAAGACCCGTCGTGTCGTGGACCTGGTCCGCGGCCTGCCGGTCGACGAGGCGCTCGCGATCCTGCGGTTCTCGCCGCAGGCGGCGGCCGAGCCGGTGGCGAAGGTCGTGGCGAGCGCCGCGGCCAACGCCCAGAACAACCTGGACCTGAACCCGGACACCCTGGTGGTGGCCGTGGCGATGGTCGACGAGGGCCCGACGCTCAAGCGCATCCGGCCGCGCGCCCAGGGGCGTGCGTACCGGATCCGCAAGCGGACGAGCCACATCACCATCGAGGTCGAGTCCGTGCCGAGCAAGGCCGGCCGTCGTGGTGCGAAGGGGAGGGCCCGCTGA